A window of Phycobacter azelaicus contains these coding sequences:
- a CDS encoding DUF1178 family protein has translation MIRYSLKCAEGHSFDSWFQSAAAYDKLADAGMVSCAVCGSAKVEKAIMAPRVRPGRKAVSQGGKAESFEQSDTEAASEAQQRPEPVGGALTAPSSEVEKAIKELRKQVEANSDYVGKDFASEARAMHLGEAPPRSIHGEARLDEAKSLIEDGVPVVPLPFGPTRKTN, from the coding sequence ATGATACGCTACAGCTTGAAATGTGCAGAGGGTCACAGCTTTGACAGCTGGTTTCAGTCGGCTGCTGCCTACGACAAATTGGCAGACGCGGGCATGGTATCCTGTGCGGTTTGCGGCAGCGCCAAGGTCGAAAAGGCGATCATGGCGCCGCGTGTGCGTCCCGGACGCAAGGCGGTATCTCAGGGCGGCAAAGCCGAGAGCTTTGAGCAGTCGGACACGGAAGCTGCGTCTGAGGCGCAGCAACGGCCGGAGCCTGTCGGCGGTGCCTTGACCGCGCCATCCAGCGAGGTGGAAAAGGCGATCAAGGAGCTGCGCAAACAGGTCGAAGCCAACTCCGATTATGTGGGCAAGGACTTCGCCTCAGAGGCGCGCGCGATGCATCTCGGGGAGGCACCGCCGCGTTCGATCCATGGAGAGGCGCGTCTGGATGAGGCAAAATCGCTGATTGAAGACGGGGTTCCGGTTGTGCCTTTGCCATTTGGTCCAACGCGGAAAACGAATTAA
- a CDS encoding GNAT family N-acetyltransferase: protein MIELKPEQPDDRWEVEALYDLCFAPGREALSSYRLRDGVAPVAGLSLVARDELGILAGAIRFWPVHVGNVDALLLGPVAVHPTHQGEGLGGSLIRDSLARAFASGWARVMLVGDAPYYSRFGFEKLDGVLMPPPTNPDRVLGLALSEGAWEGVRGDVTRWREK, encoded by the coding sequence GTGATCGAATTGAAACCGGAACAGCCCGATGACCGTTGGGAGGTCGAGGCGCTCTATGATCTGTGCTTTGCGCCGGGTCGGGAGGCGCTGTCCTCCTATCGATTGCGCGATGGCGTGGCGCCGGTAGCGGGCCTCAGCCTCGTGGCGCGGGATGAGTTGGGGATCCTGGCCGGTGCGATCCGATTTTGGCCCGTGCATGTGGGCAATGTCGATGCCTTGCTTCTTGGACCGGTTGCGGTACACCCCACCCACCAGGGAGAGGGGCTGGGGGGATCGCTCATCCGCGACAGCCTTGCGCGCGCTTTTGCCAGCGGCTGGGCGCGGGTCATGCTGGTGGGCGATGCGCCCTACTACAGCCGCTTTGGCTTTGAAAAACTGGACGGCGTGTTGATGCCGCCGCCAACCAACCCGGACCGGGTGTTGGGCCTTGCGCTGTCAGAGGGCGCCTGGGAGGGCGTTCGCGGTGATGTGACCCGCTGGCGCGAGAAATGA
- a CDS encoding adenine phosphoribosyltransferase: MPKKTAVKDYIRTIVDFPHEGIMFRDVTTLFADPRGFRMAIDQMLHPYAGERIDKVVGLEARGFILGGAIAHQLSVGFVPIRKKGKLPGTTISEEYQLEYGEAIVEIHDDAIQPGEKVLVVDDLLATGGTAGAGIKLIERLGGEIVSCCFIVDLPDLGGRKRLEDMGMDVHVLCEFEGE, from the coding sequence ATGCCCAAGAAGACCGCAGTCAAGGACTACATCCGTACCATCGTCGATTTCCCGCACGAGGGGATCATGTTCCGTGATGTGACCACGCTCTTTGCCGATCCGCGCGGCTTTCGCATGGCCATCGATCAGATGCTGCATCCTTATGCGGGTGAACGGATCGACAAGGTGGTGGGCCTCGAGGCGCGTGGTTTCATCCTCGGCGGCGCAATCGCCCACCAGCTGAGCGTCGGCTTCGTGCCGATCCGCAAGAAGGGCAAGCTTCCCGGCACCACTATCAGCGAAGAGTACCAGCTGGAATATGGCGAAGCGATCGTCGAGATCCACGACGATGCCATCCAGCCCGGTGAAAAAGTGCTTGTGGTCGACGATCTTCTCGCCACCGGCGGCACCGCAGGCGCGGGCATCAAGCTGATCGAACGCCTCGGCGGTGAGATCGTCTCCTGCTGTTTCATCGTCGACTTGCCAGATCTTGGCGGGCGCAAGCGGCTCGAGGATATGGGCATGGATGTCCACGTCCTTTGCGAATTCGAGGGCGAATAG
- a CDS encoding helix-turn-helix domain-containing protein, which translates to MKSLDIAEVARRSGVKPSALRYYEEIGLIHADSRKGLRRQYDDSVLDRLALIAMGQTAGFSLQEIGVMLGSAEGYDLDRQKLRARADEVQQRIRELRVLSRALRHVADCTAPDHSRCPTFRRMMDSALNRASSAKP; encoded by the coding sequence ATGAAATCCTTGGACATCGCCGAGGTCGCCCGGCGCAGTGGCGTCAAACCTTCCGCCTTGCGCTACTACGAAGAAATCGGCCTGATCCATGCAGACAGCCGCAAGGGGCTGCGGCGGCAATATGATGACAGCGTGCTTGACCGACTGGCCCTTATTGCGATGGGGCAGACTGCCGGGTTCAGCCTGCAGGAGATTGGCGTCATGCTGGGCAGCGCCGAAGGGTATGACCTCGACCGCCAAAAGCTGCGCGCGCGTGCGGATGAGGTCCAGCAGCGTATCCGCGAATTACGTGTACTTTCGCGCGCATTGCGCCATGTGGCGGACTGCACGGCACCGGACCACAGTCGATGTCCCACCTTTCGGCGTATGATGGACAGCGCCCTGAACCGTGCATCATCAGCAAAACCCTGA
- a CDS encoding DUF2938 family protein: MEMPWTVIWQLAFVGALATALIDVAAWGRERWLGVRGPNWGFVGRWVLGLFQGRPVLSNEDKSRPSKPFETALGWVFHYAVGIALACGLWLGVGSGWLREPTLGLTLGYGVLTVVLPFGLLQPAMGLGFAASKTAAPWRARINSMITHSLFGFGLFLGSMLLQVLSVS; this comes from the coding sequence ATGGAGATGCCTTGGACCGTGATCTGGCAACTCGCCTTTGTCGGGGCGTTGGCCACCGCGTTGATTGATGTCGCGGCATGGGGACGTGAGCGTTGGCTTGGCGTGCGAGGGCCGAACTGGGGTTTCGTCGGACGTTGGGTTTTGGGGCTGTTTCAGGGCCGCCCTGTCCTCAGTAATGAAGACAAGTCCCGACCTTCCAAGCCTTTTGAGACCGCACTGGGCTGGGTCTTTCACTACGCGGTAGGGATCGCTCTGGCCTGTGGTCTCTGGCTTGGGGTCGGCTCAGGATGGCTTCGGGAGCCTACGCTGGGTCTGACGCTTGGCTATGGCGTACTGACAGTGGTCTTACCCTTTGGCCTTTTGCAGCCTGCAATGGGCCTCGGCTTTGCTGCAAGCAAGACCGCTGCCCCCTGGCGCGCGCGGATCAATAGCATGATCACACACAGTCTTTTCGGGTTTGGGCTGTTTCTGGGCAGTATGCTTTTGCAGGTGCTTTCGGTCTCTTGA
- a CDS encoding NUDIX hydrolase, whose amino-acid sequence MNKSALYAVSGSAVATQVAALCCRMTKVGKPRILMVTSRGTGRWILPKGWPVEGRSLAQSAAIEAWEEAGVRGVPVDQCIGEYSYEKWRRELAPLQCVVRVYPVFVTALKDEFPERDQRTRAWKSPRKAAALVQEKGLKAILANFDPAVIDSELFHS is encoded by the coding sequence TTGAATAAATCCGCACTGTATGCTGTTTCGGGTTCGGCCGTCGCAACCCAGGTCGCGGCGCTGTGCTGTCGCATGACCAAAGTCGGAAAACCGCGGATCCTGATGGTCACTTCGCGTGGAACCGGGCGCTGGATCCTGCCCAAGGGGTGGCCCGTCGAGGGACGTAGCCTGGCACAGTCTGCGGCGATCGAGGCTTGGGAGGAGGCTGGCGTGCGCGGCGTGCCGGTTGACCAGTGTATTGGTGAGTACTCCTATGAAAAGTGGCGGCGCGAACTGGCCCCGCTACAATGTGTGGTGCGCGTCTATCCGGTGTTCGTGACGGCGTTGAAGGATGAGTTTCCCGAACGGGACCAAAGGACGCGCGCATGGAAATCGCCACGAAAGGCTGCCGCGCTGGTTCAGGAGAAGGGACTCAAGGCCATTTTGGCCAACTTCGATCCGGCGGTGATTGACTCGGAACTTTTCCACTCTTGA
- a CDS encoding S-methyl-5'-thioadenosine phosphorylase produces MTKDTMIAVIGGSGIYDIEGLDGAEWVTVDTPWGAPSDQILTGALDGVKMAFLPRHGRGHVHSPTEVPYRANIDALKRLGVTDVFSVSACGSFREEMAPGDFVIVDQFIDRTFAREKSFFGTGCVAHVSVAHPTCDRLSDAAEAAARDAGINVHRGGTYLCMEGPQFSSVAESKMYRESWGCDVIGMTNMPEAKLAREAELCYASIAMVTDYDSWHPDHGAVDITAILATLQGNSNNGRELVRRLPGILGRERAPCPHGCDRALEYAIMTAPEKRDPELLAKLDAVAGRVLSA; encoded by the coding sequence GTGACCAAGGACACCATGATTGCCGTGATCGGCGGCTCGGGCATCTATGACATCGAGGGGCTGGACGGCGCCGAATGGGTCACGGTCGACACCCCCTGGGGGGCGCCTTCGGACCAGATCCTGACAGGCGCGCTAGACGGGGTCAAAATGGCCTTCCTGCCCCGACACGGGCGCGGCCATGTTCACTCGCCGACCGAGGTACCCTACCGCGCCAATATCGATGCCCTGAAACGCCTTGGAGTGACGGATGTATTTTCGGTCTCTGCCTGCGGATCGTTTCGCGAGGAAATGGCGCCGGGCGATTTCGTCATCGTGGACCAGTTCATTGACCGAACCTTTGCCCGCGAAAAGTCCTTCTTTGGCACGGGCTGCGTCGCCCATGTCAGCGTCGCTCATCCAACCTGCGACCGCCTGAGCGACGCTGCAGAGGCCGCTGCGCGCGATGCAGGCATCAATGTGCACCGGGGCGGCACCTATTTGTGCATGGAGGGGCCACAGTTCTCCTCGGTTGCAGAATCCAAGATGTACCGCGAAAGCTGGGGCTGCGATGTTATCGGCATGACCAACATGCCCGAGGCCAAACTCGCCCGTGAGGCAGAGCTGTGCTACGCCTCCATCGCCATGGTGACCGACTATGACAGCTGGCACCCGGATCATGGCGCCGTGGACATCACAGCCATTCTGGCAACCCTGCAGGGCAACTCCAACAATGGGCGCGAGCTTGTGCGTCGACTACCAGGCATCCTCGGCCGCGAGCGTGCGCCCTGTCCGCACGGCTGTGATCGCGCGCTGGAATACGCAATCATGACCGCACCGGAGAAGCGCGATCCTGAGTTGCTGGCCAAACTGGATGCCGTCGCCGGGCGTGTTCTGAGCGCCTGA
- a CDS encoding flavin reductase family protein — protein sequence MFYRPEDGHGLPHNPFNAVITPRPIGWISSRSADGINNLAPYSFFNGVAYTPPQVMFASTGSKEDQENTKDSMANIEETGVFCVNVVAYAMRDAMNASSQTLGKEVDEFDHAGLKSVECETINCARIADAPAALECKLTKIVDLPGAANRVAFGEVTGVHLRDDCLKDGMFDVTTFEPLARLGYRDYSRVTEVFSLARPDD from the coding sequence ATGTTCTACCGCCCCGAAGACGGCCACGGCCTGCCCCACAACCCGTTCAACGCCGTGATCACCCCGCGCCCGATCGGCTGGATATCTTCCCGCTCTGCCGATGGGATAAACAACCTGGCCCCCTATTCCTTCTTCAACGGAGTGGCCTACACCCCGCCGCAGGTCATGTTTGCCTCCACTGGCAGCAAGGAAGACCAGGAAAATACCAAGGACAGCATGGCCAATATCGAGGAAACAGGCGTCTTCTGCGTCAATGTGGTGGCCTATGCCATGCGCGATGCGATGAACGCCAGTTCGCAGACCTTAGGCAAAGAGGTGGACGAATTCGACCACGCAGGGCTCAAATCGGTTGAATGCGAAACGATCAACTGTGCCCGCATCGCTGACGCCCCGGCGGCACTGGAATGCAAGCTGACCAAGATCGTCGATCTGCCCGGCGCAGCAAACCGTGTCGCCTTTGGCGAGGTGACCGGCGTGCACCTGCGTGACGATTGCCTCAAGGACGGAATGTTCGACGTTACCACGTTTGAGCCCCTCGCACGGCTTGGCTATCGCGACTATTCCCGCGTTACCGAGGTTTTCTCGCTCGCCCGTCCGGACGACTGA
- a CDS encoding CatB-related O-acetyltransferase, producing MPLPDPSLRHPIVLPDGTPHEGTVMLSRAVDHPNFKVGDYTYASDFDPPQDWAARLAPYLFPGARERLVIGRFCQIAHGVRFITSSANHGQDGLSCYPFPVFDPDQMAGFQPDTRDTVIGNDVWIGYGAMILPGTRIGDGAIIGAGAVVRGTVPAYGIVTGNPGRAERFRFSKPQIARLLALKWWDWPVDLILRAEPALLSGDLDMLESLAPD from the coding sequence ATGCCCCTGCCCGACCCAAGCCTGCGCCACCCGATCGTCCTGCCTGACGGTACGCCCCATGAGGGCACCGTGATGCTATCGCGCGCGGTGGACCACCCGAATTTCAAGGTTGGTGATTATACCTACGCCTCGGACTTCGACCCGCCACAGGACTGGGCCGCGCGCCTGGCGCCTTATCTCTTTCCTGGCGCCCGCGAGAGGTTAGTGATCGGGCGTTTCTGCCAGATTGCCCATGGGGTGCGCTTCATAACCTCTTCGGCCAACCACGGGCAGGACGGGCTCAGCTGCTATCCCTTCCCGGTGTTCGATCCGGATCAGATGGCAGGGTTTCAGCCCGACACCCGTGACACGGTGATCGGCAATGATGTCTGGATCGGCTACGGCGCGATGATCCTGCCCGGTACGCGCATCGGCGATGGCGCCATCATTGGCGCAGGCGCCGTTGTCCGTGGCACGGTGCCTGCCTACGGCATCGTCACCGGCAATCCGGGCCGCGCCGAACGGTTCCGCTTTTCCAAGCCCCAGATCGCGCGGCTGCTGGCGCTGAAATGGTGGGACTGGCCGGTCGACCTGATCCTGCGCGCCGAACCTGCGCTTCTGTCCGGCGATCTCGACATGCTCGAGAGCCTCGCACCTGACTGA
- a CDS encoding SulP family inorganic anion transporter, protein MKRAAMALLANRISPPNLSIMQDEGWSVGRVRTELLSGLTVALALVPEAVAFAFVAGVHPLVGLYAAFMVGLITAVIGGRPGMISGATGALAVVMVALVAEHGVEYLFATVILMGILQVIAGVMHWGKFIRLVPHPVMLGFVNGLAIVIFLAQLTQFKVPGTGGTEWLSGMSLYLMLGLVGLTMLIIWGTPKITSVIPAPLAGIGIVAILVIALGLDVPRVGDMASIEGGLPSFHNPFGTGEGLYGTMLAPFTFETFQIILPYAVILAAIGLIESLLTLNLVGEITGKRGGASQECIAQGTSNIVTGFFGGMGGCAMIGQSMINVKSGGRTRIAGIAAALFLLLFIVVASPLIEQIPLAALVGVMFMVVIGTFAWNSFKVMTKVPPMDAFVIVLVTVVTVMTDLAIAVVVGVIVSALAYAWNNARRIHARTRESVSDKGAKVYEIEGPLFFGSTDGFIELFDVPNDPERVIVDFANSRVVDQSALQAIEALAAKYEEAGKTIVLRHLSRDCHQLLSKAGHLMVDSDDDPEYALAVDYSVKTGVLGGH, encoded by the coding sequence ATGAAACGCGCCGCCATGGCCCTTTTGGCCAATCGTATTTCCCCACCGAACCTATCCATCATGCAGGATGAGGGCTGGTCTGTGGGTCGCGTTCGCACCGAGCTTCTGTCGGGCCTAACCGTGGCGCTTGCCCTGGTGCCCGAGGCGGTGGCCTTTGCCTTTGTCGCAGGCGTTCACCCGCTGGTTGGCCTTTATGCGGCCTTCATGGTCGGCCTGATCACTGCGGTTATCGGCGGGCGTCCGGGCATGATTTCTGGGGCGACAGGGGCGCTAGCGGTCGTGATGGTGGCGCTGGTCGCCGAGCACGGGGTCGAATACCTTTTTGCTACTGTCATCCTGATGGGGATCCTTCAGGTCATTGCCGGTGTCATGCACTGGGGCAAATTCATCCGCCTGGTGCCGCATCCGGTGATGCTGGGCTTTGTGAACGGTCTGGCCATCGTGATCTTCCTTGCGCAGCTGACGCAGTTCAAGGTGCCGGGCACGGGCGGGACCGAATGGCTGAGCGGTATGTCCTTGTATCTAATGCTGGGCCTTGTGGGGCTGACCATGCTGATCATCTGGGGCACCCCCAAGATCACCAGCGTCATCCCTGCGCCGCTGGCGGGCATTGGTATCGTGGCCATCCTGGTGATCGCGCTGGGCCTTGATGTGCCGCGTGTGGGCGATATGGCCTCGATCGAGGGTGGCCTGCCGAGCTTCCACAATCCTTTCGGCACCGGTGAGGGGCTTTATGGCACCATGCTGGCGCCTTTCACCTTTGAGACCTTCCAGATCATCCTGCCCTACGCCGTGATCCTTGCGGCCATCGGGTTGATCGAAAGCCTGCTGACACTGAACCTTGTCGGTGAGATCACCGGCAAGCGGGGGGGCGCCAGCCAGGAGTGTATTGCGCAAGGCACGTCGAACATCGTCACCGGCTTCTTTGGGGGTATGGGTGGCTGTGCCATGATCGGCCAGTCAATGATCAACGTGAAATCCGGTGGCCGGACCCGGATCGCGGGTATCGCGGCCGCACTGTTCCTTCTGCTGTTCATCGTTGTCGCCTCGCCTTTGATCGAGCAGATCCCGCTGGCGGCACTCGTTGGTGTGATGTTCATGGTGGTGATCGGAACCTTTGCTTGGAATAGCTTTAAGGTGATGACCAAGGTGCCGCCGATGGACGCCTTTGTCATCGTCCTGGTGACCGTTGTGACGGTGATGACTGACCTTGCGATCGCGGTTGTTGTCGGGGTGATCGTCTCGGCGCTGGCCTATGCTTGGAATAACGCCCGCCGCATTCATGCGCGCACCCGCGAATCTGTCAGCGACAAGGGCGCCAAGGTTTATGAGATCGAAGGTCCGCTGTTCTTTGGTTCTACGGATGGGTTCATCGAGTTGTTCGACGTTCCGAATGACCCTGAGCGTGTGATCGTAGACTTTGCCAATAGTCGCGTGGTGGACCAATCCGCCCTGCAGGCGATCGAGGCGCTGGCCGCCAAATATGAAGAGGCCGGCAAGACCATCGTATTGCGTCACCTGAGCCGCGATTGTCACCAGCTGTTGTCGAAAGCGGGTCACCTGATGGTCGACAGCGATGATGACCCGGAATACGCGCTGGCGGTGGATTACTCGGTCAAGACGGGTGTTCTCGGCGGACACTGA